One Alligator mississippiensis isolate rAllMis1 chromosome 1, rAllMis1, whole genome shotgun sequence genomic window carries:
- the SOWAHC gene encoding ankyrin repeat domain-containing protein SOWAHC — MAGPAAPAELSTAAAGRLAAAAARGGRARQAELLQHLSPPRARPPEPEGAPPRAAEGGSPRPASTPRCGRKPRLGSSPQLRRGGGGGGDSDSASLASGSSAAEEGGGAGGAVALDPLEHAWMLAAAEGRWESLEGLLSCEPGLLAKRDFVTGFTCLHWAAKHGHQELLAHLVAFARKQGLAMDVNARSGGGGYTALHLAAMHGHFEVVKLLVGACDADVDVRDYGGRKAAQYLDRGTPEEMKSLVGALQEEEEDEGTASNGSGRWRLSKVLPTNLMAYKLSHHHHHHQGSVEEAEAAEGTAAPGKGISRKTSNSSRMKPRLNKIRFRTQIIHTTPSFRGEPDEEEQDEKPLKTSFKLRPKSNVFG; from the coding sequence ATGGCGGGGCCGGCCGCGCCGGCGGAGCTGAGCACGGCGGCGGCTGGGCggctggcggcggcggcggcgcggggcgggcgaGCGCGGCAGGCCGAGCTGCTGCAGCACCTCAgcccgccccgcgcccggccgcCAGAGCCGGAGGGCGCTCCGCCGCGGGCTGCCGAGGGGGGCTCGCCCCGGCCCGCGAGCACCCCGCGCTGCGGCCGCAAGCCGCGCCTGGGCAGCTCCCCGCAGCTgcggcggggcggcggcggcggcggagacTCGGACAGCGCGTCGCTGGCGTCAGGCAGCTCGGCGGCCGAGGagggcggcggcgcggggggcGCCGTGGCGCTGGACCCGCTGGAGCACGCGTGGATGCTGGCGGCGGCTGAGGGCCGctgggagagcctggaggggCTGCTGAGCTGCGAGCCGGGGCTGCTGGCCAAGCGCGACTTCGTGACCGGATTCAcgtgcctgcactgggcagctAAGCACGGGCACCAGGAGCTGCTGGCCCACCTAGTGGCCTTCGCCCGCAAGCAGGGGCTGGCCATGGACGTGAACGCGCGCAGCGGGGGGGGCGGCTACACGGCACTGCACTTGGCCGCCATGCACGGTCACTTCGAGGTGgtcaagctgctggtgggcgCCTGCGACGCCGACGTGGATGTGCGAGACTACGGCGGGCGCAAGGCGGCACAGTACCTGGACCGTGGCACCCCCGAGGAGATGAAGAGCCTGGTGGGGGcgctgcaggaggaggaggaggacgagggCACGGCATCCAACGGGAGCGGGCGCTGGAGGCTCTCCAAGGTGCTGCCCACCAACCTCATGGCCTACAAGCTctcccaccaccatcaccaccaccagggCTCTGTGGAGGAGGCCGAGGCAGCCGAGGGCACAGCCGCCCCGGGCAAGGGCATCAGCAGGAAAACCTCCAACAGCAGCCGGATGAAACCCCGGCTGAACAAAATCCGGTTCCGGACACAAATcatccacaccaccccctccttCCGGGGAGAGCCCGACGAGGAGGAGCAGGATGAGAAGCCCCTGAAAACATCCTTCAAACTCAGACCCAAATCCAACGTTTTTGGATAA